One part of the Rutidosis leptorrhynchoides isolate AG116_Rl617_1_P2 chromosome 1, CSIRO_AGI_Rlap_v1, whole genome shotgun sequence genome encodes these proteins:
- the LOC139900982 gene encoding uncharacterized protein, producing the protein MVNNFNKIYTVTSIHHIIPVKLNLAKLNYSHWKRMFTTHCAGFDVLKFIQGAATPKERASADWLKADAVVTTWIYNTISKPLLERLLDAEPATSHDAWVFLEKNFKDTKLSKSMELNAELRGLDIGNQTVEEYFRKIDRLATHLRNLGSTVGNNDLVMYAVNGLNKKYKQAKHIILHRHPFPDLDTARSMHLIEERALNRTHRSSTEPLLNSSSPSALVVQSQSQSQ; encoded by the coding sequence ATGGTTAACAATTTTAACAAAATCTACACTGTTACATCCATTCACCACATCATCCCTGTCAAACTCAATCTCGCGAAACTTAACTACTCGCATTGGAAACGCATGTTTACAACCCACTGTGCAGGGTTTGATGTCTTAAAGTTTATACAAGGTGCGGCCACACCCAAAGAACGTGCATCGGCTGACTGGCTCAAAGCTGATGCGGTGGTAACAACATGGATCTACAACACAATTTCTAAACCACTTCTTGAACGCTTGCTTGATGCCGAACCTGCAACATCCCATGATGCATGGGTGTTTCTAGAAAAAAATTTCAAAGATACCAAACTTTCCAAATCAATGGAATTAAACGCCGAATTACGTGGCCTTGACATCGGCAATCAAACAGTGGAAGAATATTTTCGCAAGATTGACCGGCTTGCAACTCATCTTCGTAATCTTGGCTCGACGGTTGGTAACAATGACTTAGTAATGTATGCTGTAAATGGACTTAATAAAAAATACAAGCAAGCAAAACACATCATTCTCCATAGGCATCCTTTTCCTGATCTCGATACGGCTCGCTCCATGCATTTAATAGAGGAGAGGGCCCTCAATCGCACGCACCGATCATCCACCGAACCCCTGCTGAATTCGTCTAGTCCATCTGCTCTCGTTGTACAATCGCAATCGCAAAGCCAATAA